The following coding sequences are from one Roseofilum capinflatum BLCC-M114 window:
- the sigC gene encoding RNA polymerase sigma factor SigC, whose translation MTTPVTAFGPNPEYDEPSTPNHELGASENFTSEEDMTSSDVMSELEMESTESPNRPTAVNRRTTDLVRLYLQEIGRVHLLGRDEEVAEAQKVQRYIQLIELRNQAGESETGPIREYVRLMEIRDRLTSQLGHRPSWERWAEVAETDVAALKLALVEGKRHWAQLAELTVAELDKIQSAGIKSKDHMIKANLRLVVSVAKKYQNRGLELLDLVQEGTLGLERAVEKFDPTKGYRFSTYAYWWIRQGITRAIATQSRTIRLPVHITEKLNKIKKAQRKLAQDKGRTPTIEDLGAELEMTPAQIREVLLRVPRSVSLETKVGKDKDTELGELLETDSISPEESLMRESLQQDLRHLMADLTSRERDVIQMRFGLGDGHPYSLAEIGRALELSRERVRQIEAKALQKLRQPKRRNRVRDYLESLS comes from the coding sequence ATGACTACGCCAGTAACTGCTTTTGGCCCGAACCCTGAATATGATGAACCCTCTACTCCTAACCATGAGTTAGGAGCGTCCGAGAACTTCACTTCCGAGGAAGACATGACCTCATCAGATGTCATGTCTGAACTAGAAATGGAGTCTACGGAGTCGCCTAACCGGCCAACCGCAGTCAACCGTCGAACGACGGATTTAGTGCGGTTGTATCTTCAAGAAATTGGCAGAGTCCACTTGCTCGGTCGAGATGAGGAAGTTGCAGAAGCCCAAAAAGTGCAGCGTTATATTCAACTGATTGAATTACGCAATCAGGCTGGAGAATCAGAAACAGGGCCCATTCGAGAGTATGTGCGGTTAATGGAAATTCGCGATCGCCTCACTTCCCAGCTTGGCCATCGACCCAGTTGGGAACGCTGGGCGGAAGTTGCGGAAACGGATGTGGCAGCCCTCAAATTGGCTTTAGTGGAAGGAAAACGCCATTGGGCCCAGTTAGCGGAATTAACCGTAGCTGAGTTAGACAAAATTCAATCGGCGGGGATTAAATCGAAAGACCACATGATTAAGGCTAATTTACGCCTGGTGGTTTCCGTGGCGAAAAAATACCAAAATCGCGGTTTAGAGTTGCTGGATTTGGTGCAAGAAGGAACGTTGGGACTAGAGCGAGCAGTAGAAAAGTTTGACCCGACTAAAGGGTATCGCTTTAGTACCTATGCCTACTGGTGGATTCGCCAAGGGATTACACGGGCGATCGCCACCCAAAGCCGAACCATTCGCCTACCCGTACATATTACGGAAAAACTCAACAAGATTAAAAAAGCCCAACGCAAACTGGCCCAAGATAAAGGACGCACCCCTACCATTGAAGATTTAGGGGCAGAACTGGAAATGACTCCGGCCCAAATTCGAGAGGTGCTGTTGCGCGTTCCGCGATCGGTATCCCTGGAAACCAAGGTGGGTAAAGATAAAGATACGGAACTGGGCGAACTTCTGGAAACCGATAGCATTTCCCCGGAAGAATCCTTAATGCGCGAATCCTTGCAACAAGATCTGCGCCATCTGATGGCCGACTTAACCAGTCGGGAACGGGATGTGATTCAAATGCGCTTTGGCCTCGGTGATGGCCATCCCTATTCCTTGGCTGAAATTGGCCGCGCTCTAGAACTCTCTCGCGAGCGCGTGCGGCAAATTGAGGCTAAAGCTTTGCAAAAGCTACGTCAACCTAAACGCCGGAACCGAGTACGGGACTATCTCGAATCCCTCAGTTAA
- a CDS encoding ABC transporter ATP-binding protein encodes MTQLVVLNLEGVSKTFHPNQAPVVNGVNLTLKQGDILGLLGPSGCGKTTLLRLIAGFEQPIGGKIELLGQDVATGSFSLPPEKRDVGFVFQDYALFPHLTVAENITFGLRHRRRSRKGVIEKRLLEAIALVGLDGLQNRYPHQLSGGQQQRVALARALAPEPTLILLDEPLSNLDIQVRVRLRAEIRRILKASGISAIFVTHDQEEALSICDWVGVMHHGTIEQIGTPELIYRNPQTRFVAEFVSQANFIPARRNGSLWDTEIGSFAVHEREPLEQGDLMIREEDLHIKPDEHGIAEIGDRQFLGREHRYTLYTSSGLELKARSDTLHPLPIGAKVNLQTSPKSWQIFASSDDNIKSG; translated from the coding sequence ATGACACAGTTGGTAGTGTTGAACCTGGAAGGGGTGAGCAAAACTTTCCATCCCAATCAAGCACCTGTGGTCAATGGGGTCAATTTGACCCTCAAGCAAGGTGATATTTTAGGACTTCTGGGCCCTTCAGGATGTGGTAAAACGACCTTACTTCGGTTAATTGCTGGATTTGAGCAACCCATTGGGGGCAAGATTGAGTTACTTGGTCAAGATGTGGCCACTGGCAGCTTTTCCCTGCCTCCAGAGAAACGAGATGTGGGGTTTGTGTTTCAAGATTATGCCCTATTTCCCCATCTAACGGTGGCGGAAAATATTACCTTTGGCTTAAGGCATCGTCGCAGATCGAGGAAAGGAGTAATCGAAAAACGGCTGTTAGAGGCGATCGCCCTAGTCGGCTTAGACGGACTCCAAAACCGCTACCCTCACCAACTCTCTGGAGGACAACAACAACGGGTTGCTCTGGCTCGTGCTTTAGCTCCAGAACCCACCTTAATTCTCTTAGATGAACCCTTGAGCAACCTCGATATTCAAGTGCGGGTGCGTCTGCGAGCGGAAATTCGCCGCATCCTCAAAGCTAGTGGTATATCAGCGATTTTTGTCACTCACGATCAAGAAGAAGCGCTCTCCATCTGTGACTGGGTAGGCGTGATGCATCATGGGACAATTGAACAAATTGGCACTCCAGAACTGATTTACCGTAATCCTCAAACTCGCTTTGTGGCTGAATTTGTCAGCCAAGCCAATTTTATCCCGGCTCGTCGTAACGGTTCTCTATGGGATACGGAAATCGGCTCATTTGCTGTGCATGAGCGGGAACCCTTAGAGCAAGGGGATCTCATGATTCGTGAAGAAGACCTGCATATTAAGCCAGATGAACATGGGATTGCCGAAATCGGCGATCGCCAATTTTTAGGTCGCGAACATCGTTATACCTTATACACTTCCTCTGGACTAGAACTCAAAGCCAGAAGCGACACCCTTCACCCCCTACCCATCGGCGCAAAAGTCAATCTTCAAACCTCGCCCAAAAGTTGGCAAATCTTTGCCAGCTCGGACGATAATATCAAGTCCGGTTAA
- a CDS encoding NAD(P)H-dependent glycerol-3-phosphate dehydrogenase, translating into MNSKLSSPFSDKPTSIALLGGGVWGQTLAQLARDRHHQVKIWSRRAPLPLSEALTGASLVLSAVSMKGVKPVVEQVQACGLEPSTVIVTVTKGLDPSDRITPSQLWQQAFPHHSVVVLAGPNLSKEINQGLPAATTVASRDPQAAQWVQQVFSSSRFRVYTNDDPLGVELGGTLKNVLAIAAGVCDGLHLGTNAKAALLTRGLTEMIRIGTHWGAKPETFYGLSGLGDLLATCNSPLSRNYQVGYQLAQAKPLWEILDHLEGTAEGINTTEVLVQLAQTHHIPIPICTQVDLLLQGKISPHQAVHALMLRDIKPES; encoded by the coding sequence ATGAATTCTAAACTATCATCCCCCTTCTCTGATAAGCCAACCTCTATCGCCCTGCTCGGCGGGGGAGTATGGGGGCAAACCCTAGCCCAACTAGCCCGCGATCGCCACCATCAGGTTAAAATTTGGTCTCGTCGCGCCCCTCTCCCCCTCTCGGAAGCCCTTACTGGCGCTTCCCTGGTTCTCAGCGCTGTCTCCATGAAAGGCGTTAAACCGGTTGTAGAGCAAGTGCAAGCCTGTGGACTTGAGCCTTCTACTGTCATCGTCACCGTCACCAAAGGCCTCGATCCGAGCGATCGCATTACCCCCTCCCAACTCTGGCAACAAGCTTTTCCTCACCATAGCGTCGTTGTTTTAGCCGGCCCCAATCTCTCCAAAGAGATTAATCAAGGGCTTCCGGCTGCTACCACCGTTGCCAGTCGAGACCCCCAAGCCGCCCAATGGGTGCAACAGGTTTTCTCCTCCTCCCGGTTTCGGGTCTATACCAACGATGACCCCCTGGGGGTAGAGTTGGGAGGAACCTTAAAAAATGTTTTGGCGATCGCCGCCGGAGTCTGTGACGGTCTCCACCTAGGAACCAACGCCAAAGCCGCCTTACTCACCAGGGGCTTAACCGAAATGATCCGCATTGGCACTCATTGGGGAGCCAAACCCGAAACCTTCTACGGACTCTCCGGTTTAGGAGACCTGCTCGCCACCTGCAATAGTCCCCTCAGCCGTAACTATCAGGTCGGCTATCAACTGGCCCAAGCCAAACCCCTATGGGAAATTCTTGACCATCTAGAGGGAACCGCAGAAGGCATTAATACGACAGAGGTTTTAGTCCAACTCGCCCAAACTCATCACATTCCCATCCCCATCTGTACCCAAGTTGATTTACTGCTGCAAGGGAAAATCAGTCCCCATCAGGCGGTTCATGCCCTGATGTTAAGAGATATTAAGCCGGAATCCTGA